The following nucleotide sequence is from Flavimarina sp. Hel_I_48.
ACGCGGCCTCAAGAAACAAGTTGGATATTGTAAATTTTCTTTATACTCATTCTAAAAATCCAGAGGCTACCAATGAGCAGGCGCAAACTCCCTTGATGCTGGCATTACAGAATAACAGCCCAGAAGTTGTAGATTTCTTTTTAGAGAAACAAAAAAAGCCAAACGATCAAAAGGACAATAACAATAACTCGCTCGCCTATTATCTTGTTGATGGTTATAGCCCCAGAAATAAAGACGCTTTTAATGCCAAGCTGGACCTCCTAAAAAAGCATAAAATCGCATTAAATACAGTCCAAAACGAAGGAAATACCGCTTTACATATTGCGGCAAAAACGAATAATCCTGACCTCCTCAAAGAAGTTGCTTCATGGAACATCCCTATCAACGCGATAAATGATGAAGGATTAACCGCATTGCATATCGCAGCAATGAAAGCTCAAAATGATGAGGTTTTGAAATATCTTATCGCTCAGGGCGCAGATAAAAATGTAAAAACATCTTTTGAAGAAAGTGCTTACGATCTGGCAAGCGAAAATGAATTGTTAAAGGAAAACGGGGTTGCCATAAAGTTTTTAAATTAAGAAAGTTCAATTTATGAAAAAGTTATATAGAATAGTTCCAGTGCTTTTACTTGTCGGTTTTTTAATCGTAGGCTTCACTGCGGCCGATAAGAAAACCGTAAAATGTCTCATCCAGATGACTAATTATGAGGGTGAAGGTGCTTATATGGTCGTTTCCCTCTTAAATCCAGAAGGCGAATATGAAGAAACACTTTATGTACAGGGAACTGATGATGAGTGGTACAGCGAAATCACCGAATGGTGGCAGTTTTATTCTAAGGAAAGTTCTAATATCGATGGGATTTCCGGCGCGACCGTTAGCGGTGGTGAGCGTAGTGTAAGTGTTCTTCAAATTCCGGTAGATAAAATTGACAAAGGCTATCAACTACGCTTTGAAACATCTGTGGAAG
It contains:
- a CDS encoding DUF2271 domain-containing protein, which encodes MKKLYRIVPVLLLVGFLIVGFTAADKKTVKCLIQMTNYEGEGAYMVVSLLNPEGEYEETLYVQGTDDEWYSEITEWWQFYSKESSNIDGISGATVSGGERSVSVLQIPVDKIDKGYQLRFETSVEDKKYYKDDLQFELTSENLKSKKEGKGFIRYVRMLAQ